A genomic region of Colletotrichum destructivum chromosome 5, complete sequence contains the following coding sequences:
- a CDS encoding Putative GNAT domain, acyl-CoA N-acyltransferase: protein MSSSSGTPYIFSPADHNHLIPYLAALHAACISSDRTLATFLPPLSHEKLLGWWKDCIAEVTAGTRIMLILLNESEPGTKPKGTELMGVVMLWMPYSETGPFRGFVEKLLISPKFRQRGGARTLMSALEGEAVRRGRTLLMLDTEAGSPAEDIYRKFGYVEVGRIPNYGISPAVPRQLKDEVFFYKQLAA, encoded by the exons ATGTCCTCAAGCTCAGGAACGCCATACATTTTCTCTCCAGCCGATCACAATCATCTGATCCCTTACCTCGCAGCACTGCATGCTGCGTGCATCAGCTCAGACCGAACCCTTGCGACCTTCTTACCGCCTCTGTCCCATGAAAAGCTGCTGGGCTGGTGGAAAGACTGCATAGCAGAGGTGACTGCTGGAACCCGGATAATGCTGATCCTTCTCAACGAATCCGAGCCGGGGACTAAGCCCAAGGGAACCGAGCTCATGGGCGTCGTCATGCTGTGGATGCCCTACTCGGAGACTGGTCCGTTCCGTGGCTTTGTCGAGAAGCTACTCATCAGCCCCAAGTTTCGTCAGCGAGGCGGTGCCAGGACCTTGATGAGTGCACTGGAGGGGGAAGCTgttcgacgaggacgaacACTACTG ATGCTTGACACCGAAGCTGGCAGCCCGGCGGAAGATATTTACAGAAAGTTCGGGTATGTCGAGGTAGGCAGAATCCCCAACTACGGCATCAGTCCCGCCGTTCCGCGACAGCTTAAGGATGAGGTCTTTTTCTACAAGCAGCTTGCGGCCTAG
- a CDS encoding Putative phospholipase D/Transphosphatidylase: MDQIFRKVERGIDALFGDERHAHTHMGHQCHEHHPADHAENRYQSFAPQTTGNAKWYVDGCSYFWAVSEAIEQARESIYILDWWLSPELYLRRPPSQNERYRIDNLLKAAAERGVKVNVIVYKEVEAALTLKSSHTRTYLESLHPNIGVFRHPDHVPTGYDFQAELRQNFSNMNLNTFSLSKASGDAIKAIYGTASDGVTLFWAHHEKLCLIDGKIAFMGGLDMCFGRWDTNSHPIADAHPGNLDAVIFPGQDYNNARVYDFADVDNWEQNKLDRTKSSRMGWSDVSLCLNGPIVQHLADHFVDRWNFIYGEKYGKKNPGKYQALGGANGNSEAGRIAENQTESSGFFGGGGGGGGHLFGDLSERINRGVSRLMVSDDHDDGRLSRVDHGDRAANIQLTRSCTKWSSGHATEHSIANAYIEAITKARHFVYMENQFFITATSKEQHPVTNKIGRAMVDRIIRADRDGEDFKIIVAMPAVPAFAGDLKADDALGTRAIMEFQYNSISRGGYSILETLRSEGGIEDPGRYIRFYNLRNYDRINTSSTMAAAEQRSGVRYEDARREHDDVVGAGYGDRGEGTGARWGERNSQYERYQEAASRVSDQTWDSVSACYMDSGPDLHSVPWHGEPEAEMDAFVSEELYIHSKLLIADDSLVICGSANLNDRSQLGSHDSEIAVIIEDPTPVESEMAGRPFTASKFATSLRRQIFRKHLGLLPDQPCDRPNDNWTSVDRGPNTYDWNSPADRLVRDPMSRGFWDLWERTARTNTEVFSKVFHNVPNDHVRTWKDYDEFFSKHFIIPGAKEQGNTSGKVEYGHVVREEFPGGVGEVKDWLNRVRGNLVEMPLDFLVDVDDIAKEGLSLNSFTDEIYT, translated from the exons ATGGATCAGATCTTCCGCAAGGTGGAGCGGGGCATCGATGCCCTCTTTGGTGATGAGCGTCACGCCCACACCCACATGGGCCACCAGTGTCACGAGCACCATCCCGCCGACCATGCCGAGAACCGATACCAGTCCTTCGCCCCCCAGACTACCGGCAACGCCAAGTGGTATGTCGACGGGTGCTCCTACTTCTGGGCCGTCTCGGAGGCGATTGAGC AGGCACGCGAAAGCATCTACATCCTGGATTGGTGGCTGAGTCCGGAGCTCTATCTGCGCCGTCCGCCCTCCCAGAACGAGCGCTACCGTATTGACAACCTactcaaggccgccgccgagagggGTGTCAAGGTAAACGTTATTGTCTacaaggaggtcgaggccgccctgaCAC TCAAGTCTTCT CACACAAGGACCTACCTGGAAAGCCTTCATCCCAACATCGGCGTGTTTCGGCACCCTGACCATGTCCCGACGGGTTACGATTTCCAGGCTGAGCTCCGCCAGAACTTCTCCAACATGAACCTCAACACCTTCTCATTGTCCAAGGCTTCCGGAGATGCTATCAAGGCCATCTACGGCACTGCTTCTGACGGTGTCACCCTGTTCTGGGCCCACCACGAGAAGCTTTGTCTGATTGACGGAAAGATCGCCTTTATGGGAGGTTTGGATATGT GTTTCGGCAGATGGGACACCAACA GTCACCCTATTGCCGACGCCCACCCCGGCAACTTggacgccgtcatcttcccCGGTCAAGACTACAACAACGCTCGTGTCTACGACTttgccgacgtcgacaacTGGGAGCAGAACAAAC TTGACCGCACCAAGAGCTCCAGAATGGGCTGGTCCGACGTCAGTCTCTGCTTGAATGGACCCATCGTCCAACACTTGGCAGATCACTTTGTCGACCGATG GAACTTCATCTATGGCGAGAAGTACGGCAAGAAGAACCCCGGCAAGTATCAGGCTTTGGGAGGTGCCAATGGTAACTCTGAGGCCGGGAGAATCGCCGAGAACCAAACAGAGAGCAGCGGCTttttcggcggcggcggcggcggtggtggtcaTCTGTTCGGCGACCTTTCCGAACGCATCAACCGCGGCGTGAGCCGGCTGATGGTCAGCGACGACCATGACGACGGGAGGCTCTCCAGAGTTGACCACGGCGACCGCGCCGCCAACATTCAACTTACTCGAAG CTGTACAAAGTGGTCTTCCGGCCACGCCACCGAGCActccatcgccaacgcctaCATCGAAGCCATCACCAAGGCTCGCCACTTTGTCTACATGGAGAATCAA TTCTTCATCACGGCCACCAGCAAGGAGCAACACCCCGTCACCAACAAGATCGGCCGTGCCATGGTGGACCGCATCATCCGCGCCGATCGCGACGGTGAAGACTTTAAaatcatcgtcgccatgcCCGCGGTccccgccttcgccggcgatctcaaggccgacgacgcccttggcACGCGCGCCATCATGGAGTTCCAGTACAATTCCATCTCCCGTGGCGGATATTCCATCCTCGAGACGCTCCGCTCCGAGGGTGGCATCGAGGACCCGGGCCGCTACATCCGCTTCTACAATCTCCGCAACTACGACCGCATCAACACCTCCTCCACCAtggctgccgccgagcagcGCTCTGGCGTCCGCTACGAGGACGCCCGCCGcgagcacgacgacgtcgtcggcgcgggcTACGGCGACCGTGGTGAGGGCACGGGCGCCCGGTGGGGCGAGCGCAACTCTCAGTACGAGCGCTACCAGGAGGCCGCCTCCCGCGTCTCGGACCAGACCTGGGATTCCGTGTCGGCGTGCTACATGGACTCAGGGCCGGACCTGCACAGCGTCCCCTGGCAcggcgagcccgaggccgagatggacgcCTTCGTCAGCGAGGAGCTCTACATTCACTCCAAGCTCCTCATTGCCGACGACAGCCTTGTCATCTGCGGCTCCGCTAACCTTAACGACCGATCGCAGCTGGGCTCGCACGACTCTGagatcgccgtcatcatcgaggACCCCACCCCGGTCGAGTCCGAGATGGCGGGCCGCCCATTCACGGCCTCTAAGTTCGCCACCTCGCTCCGCCGCCAGATCTTCCGCaagcacctcggcctcctccccgACCAGCCCTGCGATCGGCCCAACGACAACTGGACGTCGGTCGACCGGGGTCCCAACACCTACGACTGGAATTCGCccgccgaccgcctcgtGCGGGACCCCATGTCGCGCGGCTTCTGGGACCTGTGGGAGCGCACGGCGCGCACAAACACCGAGGTCTTCTCCAAGGTCTTCCACAACGTGCCCAACGACCACGTCCGCACCTGGAAGGACTACGATGAGTTCTTCAGCAAGCACTTCATTATCCCGGGAGCCAAGGAGCAGGGTAACACGAGCGGCAAAGTCGAGTACGGCCATGTCGTCCGCGAAGAGTtccccggcggcgtgggTGAGGTCAAGGACTGGCTCAACCGCGTGCGCggcaacctcgtcgagatgcccctcgacttcctcgtcgatgtcgatgacaTTGCCAAGGAGGGACTGTCTCTCAACAGCTTCACGGATGAAATTTACACGTAG
- a CDS encoding Putative carbonic anhydrase, with amino-acid sequence MSDIQKNVEAASENYSSSFDKGHLALPPAKKYLVLTCMDARIDPARAFGIELGDAHVIRNAGASAIDGLRSIVISQQLLGTHEIVLVKHTGCGMLTFKNEDAYGIVEKNLGADASLEAKNRIPDFLPFPALEEAVERDINFIKASKLVPDGVALSGWVYEVETGKTRRVV; translated from the exons ATGTCCGATATCCAGAAaaacgtcgaggccgcctcgGAAAACTACTCGTCTAGCTTCGACAAGGGACACCTGGCCCTGCCGCCCGCGAAGAAGTATCTTGTCCTCACTTGCATGGATGCCAGAATTGACCCGGCACGGGCGTTTGGCATCGAGTTGGGCGATGCGCATGTCATTCGCAAT GCCGGCGCTTCGGCCATTGACGGACTCCGCAGTATCGTCATCtcgcagcagctcctcggcacGCACGAGATCGTCCTGGTCAAGCACACCGGCTGCGGCATGCTGACTTTCAAGAACGAGGACGCGtacggcatcgtcgagaaAAACTTGGG TGCCGACGCCTCGTTGGAGGCCAAAAACCGGATCCCCGacttcctccccttccccgcgctggaggaggccgtcgagagggACATTAACTTCATCAAGGCCTCCAAGCTGGTGCCTGATGGCGTAGCGCTGAGCGGTTGGGTTTATGAGGTCGAGACGGGCAAGACGAGGCGGGTTGTTTGA